tcattaaatttatcaaagcaTTAATGTGTGTGAGCTTATATATTCTTTCTAGGTTCCATGAATATGTTTGGTCTAGGTAGTGGTGTGGTCAAAATCAATGATTTAAACTATGCTATTTGGTATAAAAAAATCCAGTTTCATTTAGGTGTGTTTGATTTAGATTTAGCTATAGATATGGATGAGATGCCCCgagttagggatggcaacgagTTGGGTTGGGGACGGATAATGCCTACTCACAAGCCGATCtgcaacaaaaaaaatccaCCCGTACCCATCGGGTACTCGTTTGAAACATAAACATACATGCGGGTTTTTTAAAGCTCGTGGATACccgtgaatatttaaaaaagatattttataaaattttaaaataaaattacagaaacatataaaataaaatataagtaaattgaatataaattaaattttaattttaattaaatttaatctaataaaatttaaattaaatttcaattttttgcgGGTAATGGATACTGTAGGTACGGGTAGTATAATACTCACACCCGACCTATTTATAAACCGGTATTAAATACCCGCTACCCATTACTTGGGTGTAATAAATACCTGCGGATACCAACTATCCGTGTGGATTTTATCCGCAGATACTCACGAGCACCAGTATTTTTCCATCCCTGATCCCAGTCATCAATAAGACCAgtacaacaaataaaaagtcTCTTTATAAGGCTTGACAAAGGTTTAACATGCTGTCTTTAAACTGGATGCGCATGACCATGGCAGAAAATGTGAAGCCATTTATGCCCAAGATTGAAAATGCAAAGGGATTCTTAAGGTTGATCAAGGAGTATTCACAACTGGACATTATTGATAAGTCCATTGTGGGAATTCTCACGAGTGAGCTGACAACCAAGAAATTTGAATGGTCACAGCGCATTCGTGATCATGTAACAAGAATGGTAAATATAGTTGCAAAGTTGCAGTTTATGGGAATGGAGGTGAATGAATCTTTTTTGGTATAGTTTATTATGAACTCTCTTCCTTCTGAGTTTGGTCAATTCCAGGTGAATTATAACACCCTTAAGGATAAATGGAACTTTCAAGAGATTAAAGTATTGTTAGTTCAAGAGGAAGAAAAACTCAAGAAAATGAAGGATCATTCAATTGATCTCATGACTCATGATGGTGCTAGCTCCAGTAAAGCGAAtccaagaaagaaggatgaagCCCCAATGAAAGTTAATGAGGGTAGAATCAAGAAAGACCACAAATGCTTCTTTTGCAAGAAGGTGGATCACTTCAAGAAGGATTGTGTGTACAAAAAATCTTGGTTTGAAAAGAAAGGTACATTTTATGTTTATGTAAGTTTTgaaacaaatattattgaagTATCTAATAATACTTAGTGGTTGGAATCTAGAGCTACAACTCATGTTTCTAATATTATGCAGAGACTTCTCTCAATCTAGCCTATAAAAGGAACTAAAGGTATATTTATATATGGGAAAAAGAATGAAGGCACGAATAGAAGGAATAGGATAAATTGATTCTAGATATTGGCTATTGTCTAGATCTCAAAAAGTGTCTCTATGTTCTTGGTTGTGCTAGGAATATTGCAGAGTTTGATTATTtaggttttaattttaagatgGGAAAGGGTGTTTTTCATTTGTATAAACATATGTACTATTATGGTTCTGGTACTTTATGTGATGGTTTATACCATttgaatcttaattttaattttagagatTCCTTGCTTAATTAGTGAATTCGTCTTTGTTTAAGTGTTCCCTTGGTTATGGCTTCATCTTCGTTTCCTTTAAACATGTTTGTTTATCTTCGTTAGACAATCCACACACGCATCCCGGTCACCAAAATCCAATTAAGGTAAGATATCATTTTTCACCGACCTCATCATCATTTTTGGATACATGACCTAATCTTTGATGCCATAAGAAagcaaaattttcattttgtacaTTACACTTGCTACTAGAAACATGTTCAACATTTAAATAGGGAATGAATAAAACTAACATTAAGATTCAAATGGTATAAACCATCACATAAAGTACCATAACCATATTAGTATTTATGTTTATACAAATGAAATACACTATTTCcaatcttaaaattaaaacctaAACAATCCAACTTtgcaacaaaaatcaaattcctAGCACAACCAAGAACATAGAGACACTTTTCAAGATCTAGACAATAGCCCGTCTTTAGAAACAATATATAAGTCCTTATTCCTTCTATTTGTGCCTTCATTTTGTTCCctatatataaatactttttagttCCTTTTATGGGCTGAACTGAAAGAATTCCCTGCATAATATTAGAAACATGAGTGGTAGCTCCTAAATCCAACCACCGAGTATTATTAGGTActtcaataatatttgtttcAAAACTTACGTGAACATAAAATGTACATTTCTTTTCAagcaaaaattttcttttcagacAATCCTTTTTGAAGTGATCCACCTTCTTGCAAAAGAAGCATTTATGGTCCTTCTTGATAACTTTCAATGGGGCTTTGTCCTTCTTTCCTGGATTGGTTTTACAGGAGCTAGTATCATCATGAGATGAATTGAATGATCTTTCATTTTCTTGAGCCTTCATTCCTCTTGAACTAGCATGgctttaatttttgaaagttcCATTTATCCTTAAGTATTTTATAATCACTTGGAGCTGACCAAACTCAAGGGGTAGAGAATGCATAATAAACTGGACCAGAAAAGATTCATTCACCTTCATTCCCATAGATTCAGCTTTCCAGCTATATTTGTCATTCCTATTACATGATCATGAATGGACTGTGACCATAAACCAATTTATCTGTTGTTAGCTTGAGAGTTCTCACAATCAATAATGTCCGGTTGTGAATACTCCTTGATCAACTTTAAAAATCCCTTTGCATTTTCGGTCTTGGGCCTAGATAGCTTCACATTTTCTGCCATGGTCATGCACATCAAGTTCAAAGACAACATGTTAGACCTTTGCCAAGCCTTATAAAGAAACTTTTCATCTATTGTACTGGTCTCAATGATGGTTGGGGACATCTCATCCATAACTAAATCTAAATCAAACACACCAAATTGAAACTGGATTTGTTCATACCAATCAACATAGTTTAAACCATTGAACTTGATCACACCACTGTccaaaccaaacatattcatgGAAGctggaaaaaatatataagctCACACACATTaatgttttgataaatttaatggATTCAGACTCATAACTACACTAGTCATGCATTTAAATTCACCCTTGCGTGACGCTTAAACTGACATATAACCATACAAATCATTTATTTAAGTTCACCTTTGGGAGATGCTTAAATTGACAAATTTCCATACAATTAAGAGGCTAAAATAAACATACTTTAATAGGCAATCAATCATACTTAAGTCTACATGCATGCTATCTTTGAATATACAAACATATTTACTAAGTAAGTCTTACTTTAATGTCATTAATTATAAGCAATGGTCCCCTTTTGGGTGACACAAATATTCCTTATTAATTAATGAGCAAGCAACTGTAAATTTATAGCATCTAAACATACATAATTCGCAAGATTTTAATGTCTCTCGACCAGCGAGACATGATTCTCGACCAGCTAAACAAACTTTCGGCCAAATTTCACTTCTATGCAAAAGGTTTGTTCGCCCAGCGGAAAACATTTTGACGAGCGAATTAATGAAACTGTATGCAGATTCGCGCCAGATCATACTCAACCCTACATTCTCTATCTACAAACAGCCCCCATCTGGTTATGCAACATTCGTCCATAATTTGGTCCCGAGTGATTCATTGGGTAAACAACCACCATCCATTGTGATAAGCTcatatttcaataataattttacagaGTTACACTTCCATACTCATTTGATTCCTCTTTTCTCACACACACATAGCagtttgtttgtttctttgaaCCAATTGCCATTTTTTTACACCAACTTTGAATAGTAGACTTCTTTGGTACTTTTGGTAAATGTTGGATTTGTCGGAGTACTTTTTTTGGTTGTCTACGAAGTTATAAATGGATTAAAGAAGCCATGCTTGCTTTTTCTAATGTGCCGTTTATGCTGGTGTCAAATGTCTAACACCTCTTGGTTGGAGAATAATCTTAAAATCTGTTCGGTTATTTCTTGCGGTTGCCAATTTGGTGACCTAAAGTACTCTTGTAGGATTCTTTTTGGTTCTCAGTTCAGTTGATGGTAATTTTGGAGTGCTGTCAATGTTGCTCAAGTAAGAGAACATAGAAAGTTTTTGCTaatcttatttcttttcttgCCTACCATTTTTGACGGCAGTGTTTTTCAACAAACAAATGATGAGAGGGCCAAAGCACAAGGTATTACACTGCTTCAGAATTCGCCGCAGCAAGGAAACAAGAATGTGGAAAGTGCACGGACGCAGAATGTGGCTAATGCTGGCTTGAACAAAGCAATGACAACAATGGATGAATTCAAGTCTGGATTTCCGTCAGAAGGCTTATCAGCCACTTCAAATAAATGGTGGGGTAATAGGGACCGTGATGATTGTGCAGGAAGTAGTGCCAATGGAGCCAAGACTCTACTACCTGAGGAGAAAGCAGGGGAAGAGAAGATGGTACATGAAACACCAAAAACTGGAAACAGTGAAACTCCTCATGGTTCTTCTTTATTGACCGCTGTGAGGAAAAGGGCTGTGGAAGAAGGAAGAGAAGCATTGAAATTAGGAGTTTTTCGAGGCTATGGCATAAACAAGCTAAGCAAAAGGGAGAAAATACTGCTCCACCAAGTATTCGGATCTTCACTGCCAAAGCCATGGATGGAAACATgattttagtagttttagaGACACTGTCATTCTGCACAGCTCAATACTATTTCTGATTTACTGACACAACTTAGTGAGAGTTCCTTTTCTTTCCCTGGTTTTTCTGGTTTTTCCATTGGTAGTTCAATGGAATGAATGGTACGTTATACTAACTATGATGATCATGTGACACTTTTATCAGATGTTGAAATAGCTAAATGAGAGGAACAAGAGGACCAAGTAGTGAAACATGACCAGAGTCAGGTTTAGAACTAGTTTTCTACGACTATGGACAGACTTTTATTGTAAATGAATTGTTTAACATTGTGTTGAAGATGTTGTAAAAGAACATTATGTTGAAGATTGAAATGAACATTGTGCCTGCTAAATTGTTCGAGTTGAACCATGAGGACTTCTACTATTTGGCAATCAAGAAGTGAAAACAATTATAAGACTGTTGTTGGACATTATCATAAATATGTTACAGAGAAGATTATTTAGTTGATGATAATGTATAATAGGGATTTTAGAGATGACATTAGTTGATAGTTgccaaaatttatatatatatttttttcgtaATGTTGAGAATTCAAGtaactaatattattaatttcaacaatgaattaatgaattaaaaatcgAACTGAGGTctcttaatataatttaattttcttattaataatattaattatgtctgagattattatttttatatggaaTATAGTTGAGATCAATGTAGTGATACTGAATGTAATAGGGAAtcatacttaataaaataacgAACACAGAAAACGATGAGAGGGAAACATGCTAACCTATGAGCTGCTGAAATTATATGAACCTAATATCAAAGGAGGATTCTAAACATactaattatatcaattatcTGACTGCTATGAAACGATTAGTAAAGTTATTAGTAGTAATGTAATAATACCAATAGTAGGGTATTACACAAtcaacataagaaaaaaatcttaataaattattgacaaagaataatatttattttgttgataaaaaaaaaaccattgtAGATATCAATGAAAAAACTACAATAAACGTCAATCAAGAAAATCTATTTCACATCTTCCAAAAAATAATCTCCTTAACAATGGTTGagaaaaatctaaataataatGATCTACATAAGAAAATAATCCTAACAacgaatataaaaatatttctattaacatcaagaagaaaaaaaacccATAGTCAATGTCAATTACAGAGAAATCTTCTCAACGTTGGCCAGCAAAATCCTAACGAACATTGTTCAagaaataataatgaattatgcccaaaaaataactataattgATATTGGTTTAAACCTTAACTCGATTCACATAAATTAGTCCGAGTTCACATAAATTAGGAAAAGAAAGTGTCTAACACTAGTCAAAGAACATTGTTAAtgttgattaagaaaatattgtCTAATGTTTGTTGGGAAATAAACTCGACCTAACaccaacaataaaataaatttgatgatgttggctgaaaaataaataggcTTGGCTTTTGTTTGAAAGAATCCTTTGtcgatatttataaaaaaaaaaatgttgagatTATAACACTTAGATCTTAGCCAAGTTAATTATGTCTTGTTCTTATTCAAGTTAATTAACCTTGACCAAGATCAAGTTAAGAAGAAAATACAAAGAGAAAAGACAGGgattttataatatgaaaattttcttaccaaaacaacatattttatcataaaattttaatttttctatgaaTGAATTATACttttacattttcttatttaaacaCACTGTAAAAGTGTGGGGGTATATGATAATATTACTTGATCCCAAAAAAAATAGGTTCTAAAACTTTTAATAACATGTTCTTAGGATAAACATAGTAGTTTGTAGGTTTTTTATTCTTAAGTGATGTACTGAAAATATTGAGTCTTTGAGAATATATTCCATTTAAaggttaataatataatagtgaAGTCATGTGTGGGGACtggaaagtaaaagaaaaaaataaaatttcttttgggAATGATTTTTACACTTACCTAACTAAAAACAATCTAATAAGCTTTTTAGAATTCACTAGTGCTTTTAATGCAAAAACTTTTGGATAAGACTGTTGGACTTAAATtgattatataaagaaaaataataggtAGACTTTAGTAGATTTGTCCAAAGAATCAAAGTTCATTGGTTCTATGGagatatttaagaaaaagagTATTATggtatttatagaaaaaaataatatatatatatatatatatatatataaaggtgaGGTTAGTAGCAAAATGTTTTACATGAAAAAACCAACATATATTACTTGAATACGTTTATTCCAAATATCAAAATTTCCTTTAGCTTAGTTTTTTGGTTCTAATGATTATTCATAAATTAGTTATTCATCAATGGGTGTAGGATGGTCTTTTGAATGAACTACACAAAgagatttaaataattcattctAAGAGAACAAACCTACTGAACTACTTTTTTACTAATGATGCTAATAAATGCTTATtcactaaattttgaaaaatataagtgTTTATGCTATAACATGTTATTTGGTACATGAAATTATAtagtttaaaagaaattataaaatctaaTTTAGAAGGAAAATCATGGACGacacaaatataattttggtaAGAAGATAATATATTACTATCTCATGaaactttttaagaaattttactattatgaatttaagttgataactctaaattaaaaaaaataaaggaacaacAATTTTtctacaatattaaaatatcttacttaaaaaaattcacCCTTTGAAATGCAACCCCTAATCTAATAATACTTTAcccaaaccaaaaacaaaaggTGAATAGAAAATGCAGTATAGAAAAACCATCCAATGCACTGTCAAATTGCAGAATTTTCAATTTGGAGTGTGATATTCTATCTTGAATGATGTGTTGTCTTttgccaatttttttattaaattaatcataaataaaataaatatagttagtatctgaaaatgtaaaaagtactttcttaatttaatattataaaaaaataaaatatttctcttTGCATTCTcaagaaataaaatacaaaCTAGTTATTCTCCCAAACAGAACTCAGAGGGATATGGACAATTGTTGTCGAGCTGTTATATCTGAAGCATAATCTTACAACATCTAATAATTTACACGAATAATACTAGCTAgggttaataatattttattttataaaatattaagtattttatcactaattttttgtttattttaacttcttcgtttttttttaaaattaaaagatttagaagtacataagaaaaaaaatgttaaatgggagaataaaaatatatttaaacatttacCTCTAAATAataagttctcactttcaagaACAATATATTATGATCTTTTTCaccgttttttttaatttcgtaATATGTTCGTTCtaattttatacaaaacaaattactatttttgcaattttttgcaaaagaaaaaatcaataaggGGTAATTTTGGTGTGTTTTCTTCAATCATTATTTTGATTCACATTGAACATAAAAACTATTTACAGATCAGCACCATAATAATATtccatcaataaaaaatttcattataaattttctcaaaatcaagtattttaacctttgataattctacacatttttttatatttaaaaaaaatacccaTATAAATCCCAAAAATACATGTACGTATATGCAATTATACACGTGTATGATACATAGTATTAGGGTTTATCCTTATTACTTAGAAAACACATATACATAGATAAAAGAAGACCCATGAAAGTCAAAGAATAGATATAGTAAATAGGTATGTTATGGAgagatattaatattaaatatgaaagaatGTGAGGTGCATGTGCATGTTGTGAACAACTTATCCATATTAGAGAGAGACAATGAAAATGATGCAATGGTGATATTGATGTATGTGTAGTAATACATTTTTGCAACTTCAAGGTGCCATAGCATGTGGAATTTCATAGAGAACTGAAAAGAGAATATGCCTACTTTTTCATAccaattttacattattttatgtaataataatattaactttatttatttctgaCATTGTGGGAAGCAAGGAGACATTAATACACTATCTAATGCACAaagcatttttttattaattgctaATAAAAGTAACTGAAAAAGATGTTATGTATTGGTAAGGAATCAAAAGTTGCAAAATGTTTGTGTATTGGCCATAAATTAATGAATGAGAAGCCAAGTGGGAAAAGGTTGCACAGTCACGTGATGTGCACATGATGCATGTGAAGTGCACTGCTATGTAAGTTTCTAAAGATGTTTGGAATTAATTTTCAGAACTTTGGTATTTAGGTTAGGTTTGAACTtttatgtgtgtgtatatgtatatgcatgtgttttgtttgcATAGTTAGGACACAAATGATAGTAAAAAAGGCACATTGACAAAGAAAATTAGCATTAGAAGTAAACAACATGCATGTGTTGTTTTAGGACTCTAACCAAGAATTAGGGTTATCTTGAAAGAATATTCTAATTAACATAAATAGAGaagagtcttttttttttttaatataaacctACTTGTTTTTTCAGTCAAGATATGCTAGCAAGTTATACTATATATGtgttgttttaatataatttatttgttgaatGATATCGACATGAAACTTtaattattgagaaaaaaattgttaatataaaaacatttttattagttataagAGGGTACTATCTCTATTTCGGGGATTTAacttacactttttttttcggtgcaaaattaccaaaagaaaattttgaatattttacaaAAGCAAAGAAGGAGAGATGTGGTGAGAAAAAGCAATAACTCATTTAATAATTATCTAAACATAAAAGATGAATAGCTCACAACAAACACAATCACAAATCAATCAGAGTGTGTGTAGTTAAATTcggaaaatatttaaagataaaaaaataaacttttttcttAAAGTCATGTTACAAATAGGTGTTACTATCTAATTAGAAGATTTATTCTATGAAATTTTCCTTGACAACTTAACGAAACATATCTAGGAATTATAGgttttgataatatgataaaatgCATAGACATTTCTTGAG
This portion of the Vigna unguiculata cultivar IT97K-499-35 chromosome 6, ASM411807v1, whole genome shotgun sequence genome encodes:
- the LOC114188906 gene encoding uncharacterized protein LOC114188906; translation: MVLISGNKSVFQQTNDERAKAQGITLLQNSPQQGNKNVESARTQNVANAGLNKAMTTMDEFKSGFPSEGLSATSNKWWGNRDRDDCAGSSANGAKTLLPEEKAGEEKMVHETPKTGNSETPHGSSLLTAVRKRAVEEGREALKLGVFRGYGINKLSKREKILLHQVFGSSLPKPWMET